The Pagrus major chromosome 10, Pma_NU_1.0 genome contains a region encoding:
- the LOC141003497 gene encoding complement factor I-like — MTSAGVSLLLLFSLISQSVTSDEFLGPAECLERNFTRQSCDLVFCPPWQYCVDGRCSCKTPYLCPSEGVRPVCGHNSRQLRSYCQAMALSCRTNKPIMSHFGDACTADQPKFRGSIDEGTGLVRLFMPGTGSTGGGVEELLVCRELWDTAAANVACRAEGHLLGAASAGATSHGLLKSVDNNQLLPSNCVSVRCQGYENSLAECVIYDKRSADDRDVATATCIQPPDERCEFRCVNRKCVSFSQTCDGVDDCGDRSDEMCCKKCRNGAFRCSTGVCLHKEAVGDGQIDCLDGEDESKKHRQPETSLPVLANTEYISPKIETRATREQLESKLKCGVPKTTEVIDEDVEVRGRGGRVKRVVGGLRTAPTQIQWQVAIEEAGRFRCGGTYIGGCWVITAAHCMRADGVSGQRLNLAALRVKFSLWRRNKAQASTDIAAVQDVHIHPRFDNTNGENDIALVQLMKFPYSEECLPDNPAISPICVPWTSRLFRPNHTCSISGWGRTGDGRLPQYLQSVNVSLIEDCQRFYKDNFKPGMMCAGDLTGEVDSCQGDSGGPLVCEDELGVSYLWGIVSWGRRCGQPGSPGVYTQVAHFFEWIRRHTGWPAVTKFNS, encoded by the exons TCTGACGAGTTTCTGGGACCCGCCGAGTGTCTTGAGAGGAA CTTCACTCGTCAGTCATGTGACCTGGTGTTTTGTCCTCCGTGGCAGTATTGTGTGGACGGACGTTGCTCTTGTAAGACTCCCTACCTCTGTCCCTCAGAGGGCGTCCGCCCGGTCTGTGGACACAACAGCAGGCAGCTCCGCTCATACTGCCAG GCGATGGCTCTGTCCTGTCGGACCAACAAACCCATCATGTCTCACTTCGGGGACGCCTGCACAG CCGATCAGCCGAAGTTCAGAGGCTCCATAGATGAAGGCACAGGACTGGTCCGGCTCTTCATGCCCGGCACTGGGAGCACTGGAGGAGGTGTGGAGGAGTTGCTGGTGTGTCGGGAGCTGTGGGACACGGCTGCTGCTAACGTGGCCTGCAGGGCGGAGGGACACCTGCT TGGTGCAGCGTCTGCAGGAGCCACGTCACACGGTCTCCTGAAGAGCGTCGACAACAACCAGCTGCTGCCCAGCAACTGTGTGAGCGTCCGTTGCCAAGGTTACGAGAACTCCCTGGCAGAGTGTGTGATCTACGACAAGAGGAGCGCCGACGACAGGGACGTCGCCACGGCAACCTGCATACAGCCACCAG atgagCGGTGTGAGTTCAGGTGTGtgaacaggaagtgtgtgtctTTCAGTCAGACGTGTGACGGTGTCGACGACTGTGGCGACCGCAGTGATGAGATGTGCTGCAAGA AGTGCAGGAACGGAGCTTTCCGCTgcagcacaggtgtgtgtttgcataaaGAAGCTGTCGGCGACGGACAGATCGACTGTCTGGATGGAGAGGACGAATCCAAGAAACACAGAC AGCCGGAGACGTCACTTCCTGTTCTCGCCAACACAG agtaCATCTCTCCTAAAATTG AAACGAGGGCCACCAGAGAGCAGCTGGAGTCCAAGCTGAAATGTGGGGTTCCTAAAACAACCGAAGTGATTGATGAGGATGTGGAGGtgcgaggaagaggaggccgcGTCAAGAGAGTGGTGGGAGGACTGCGGACAGCACCG ACTCAGATCCAGTGGCAGGTTGCTATAGAAGAGGCCGGAAGGTTTCGCTGTGGAGGAACGTATATCGGAGGCTGCTGGGTCatcactgctgctcactgcatGAG GGCAGACGGAGTTTCTGGCCAAAG GCTGAACCTTGCTGCGTTGAGAGTGAAGTTTTCTCTCTGGAGAAGGAACAAAGCTCAGGCCTCAACAGATATTGCTGCTGTTCAGGATGTCCACATCCACCCTCG GTTCGACAACACCAACGGAGAGAATGACATCGCCCTGGTGCAGCTGATGAAATTTCCATACTCAGAGGAGTGTTTGCCGGACAATCCTGCGATCAGCCCAATCTGCGTTCCCTGGACCTCCAGACTCTTCCGTCCCAACCACACCTGCAGCATCTCTGGATGGGGACGCACCGGAG ATGGTAGACTACCTCAGTACCTTCAGTCGGTCAACGTTTCCCTCATCGAAGACTGTCAGAGATTTTACAAAGACAACTTTAAACCCGGCATGATGTGTGCAG GTGATCTAACAGGCGAAGTGGACTCCTGTCAGGGGGACAGTGGAGGTCCTCTGGTTTGTGAGGATGAACTCGGTGTTTCTTACCTGTGGGGCATCGTCAGCTGGGGAAGAAGGTGTGGTCAGCCAGGATCTCCTGGAGTTTATACGCAG GTTGCTCATTTCTTTGAGTGGATCAGACGTCACACAGGTTGGCCTGCTGTGACTAAGTTTAACTCCTGA